In Constrictibacter sp. MBR-5, a single genomic region encodes these proteins:
- a CDS encoding oligopeptide/dipeptide ABC transporter ATP-binding protein, which translates to MTDALLRVSDLKVHFPLRRRHPFARPSKVHAVDGIDFAIRRGTTFGLVGESGSGKTTTALAVMRLIEATSGSIDLQGTDLLALKGEALRLRRRHMQIIFQDPYSSLNPRVRAGAIVREPLDQLDVGPADGREERVAELFRHVGLRPEQRALFPHQFSGGQRQRIGIARALATQPELIVCDEPVSALDVAIQAQILNLLRRLQSEFGLTYLFISHDLGVVQHMCDEIAVMYLGQIVEQADRLSLFRTPLHPYTWALLSAVPSARRGAGRNVRVALTGDPPSPIDPQPGCRFASRCPFAEARCRTDTPVLRTVGAGHRVACHLVDEQGVAPHMRAAA; encoded by the coding sequence ATGACCGACGCACTGCTCCGGGTCAGCGACCTGAAGGTCCACTTTCCGCTGCGCCGACGCCACCCGTTCGCCCGGCCGTCGAAGGTGCACGCGGTCGACGGGATCGACTTCGCCATCCGGCGCGGCACCACCTTCGGGCTGGTCGGCGAGAGCGGCTCCGGCAAGACCACCACCGCGCTGGCGGTGATGCGCCTCATCGAGGCGACGTCGGGCAGCATCGACCTTCAGGGCACCGACCTGCTGGCGCTGAAGGGCGAGGCCCTGCGGCTGCGGCGCCGGCACATGCAGATCATCTTCCAGGACCCCTACTCGTCGCTGAACCCGCGCGTGCGGGCGGGCGCCATCGTGCGCGAACCGCTCGACCAGCTCGACGTCGGCCCCGCCGACGGCCGCGAGGAGCGTGTCGCCGAGCTGTTCCGCCATGTCGGCCTGCGGCCGGAGCAGCGCGCCCTCTTCCCGCACCAGTTCTCCGGAGGCCAGCGCCAGCGCATCGGCATCGCCCGGGCGCTCGCGACCCAGCCGGAACTGATCGTCTGCGACGAGCCGGTCTCCGCCCTCGACGTCGCGATCCAGGCGCAGATCCTGAACCTGCTGCGGCGGCTGCAATCGGAGTTCGGCCTGACCTACCTGTTCATCAGCCACGACCTCGGCGTCGTCCAGCACATGTGCGACGAGATCGCCGTGATGTATCTCGGCCAGATCGTCGAGCAGGCCGACCGGCTGTCGCTCTTCCGCACGCCGCTGCACCCCTACACCTGGGCGCTGCTGTCCGCCGTGCCGTCCGCCCGGCGCGGCGCCGGGCGGAACGTGCGCGTGGCGCTGACCGGCGACCCGCCCAGCCCGATCGACCCGCAGCCCGGCTGCCGCTTCGCCTCGCGCTGTCCCTTCGCCGAGGCCCGCTGCCGGACGGACACGCCCGTCCTGCGCACCGTCGGCGCCGGACACCGCGTCGCCTGCCATCTCGTCGACGAACAGGGTGTCGCGCCGCACATGCGCGCCGCAGCCTGA